The genomic region TTTGCAAATGTGAACTCATACACATTATACACCTAAATACACTTTTAACCATTCAACAAGTTTCTCACCTACTCTGGAGTGTCCTCAGGGAGTGGGATGACAAAGGATCATTTGCACTGGAGAAAATTctacagacaaacaaaacaacagtgagaaaggtaataatgaaattatttaatgaacagcaaataaataaatgcaaagcctTATATGATTCTTACAGTTGGCCTGGAGAAAGAGTATTGAATTCTGTCTGACAGATGACTGACTGTTATTCACCCTGCAAGACAATTTTGAACCTTAATgcagtttaattaattacagtacaaaaactattttacaggagCAGTTAAAAGAAAAGTGGTTAGACTTTACCTGTTAAATCTCCACATGAGCTAATAACACCTGCATGCATATATTTACCATTTTATGTTagtgtaaaatattaagtaaataacttttttatatacatgctcATAAGTTTTGCTCTTATTGTTAATGACAGCCTATTAATGTAGGCTAAACTAAATCATTAATACTGGTAtggtaataaatgctggagacatatctACAATAGAATGATACTATATAGCTTTTTGTTAGCTTTTCTAACAAATTcgtgcattattatcattattaaattgttttatttattcaccaTTCCACTCCAAACTCACCCGAAATTGTCATTTTCAGCTCTGACTGAACACACAGCAGGTGGATGATGGGCAGAGATGCTGGAAAACATGTTGACCAGCTGTCTTCGAGGACCAGTGTAGGGAACCCCTGATAAACTGCGCCAGATTCCTGTAATAACATGACATATTGCTCAAACGCGACTTACTTTTAGCATAACGGCTAATTTTAGCCTAATCAAAGCAACTCCACATCGCTACTGGCAATGTGCATCATTTATTTCAGCTCCTTCGTGTAAAACTCAATAATGTTATTAAACGAATACAAACTGTACTTACACGGTAGGAGTCTTGTGATCATTGTCCAACTTTTCGCCgcgtcctcatgttctcgtgGTGCTGGAAAAAACCGGAAGaaaatgaaatttgaaaacaGCGCCCTAGAATCCCGCGGGATTATGTTAGTCATATCGCGAGATTTGTTAGCGTAaggtgcaaaaaataaataaaattgcattatAGTTTTAGAAACAGTGACTTTACTATCCTTTCACCGCACATGACACTTTATGAATGTAATTGGTCAGTTgacaatatgtaaataaaagtgatttctgtatttcataaagataaatctgtttttaatgagTTTAGATGCCTGAAATCTGTCCACGTACCCACTTGGGACACACATATATTAAGTGTATACCCAGATGTAAGTGCaatactttttaatatttcataatttcagcAAGGGTATATGATGGACTATAAATGCACGTGTAAAGGACGTCATTTGTGGACTTAATCAGGACATGGTATATATTAAACTACATGTACATAAAATCGTAAATACACGCAACCCCAATATAAATagacatgtttaaatgtatacaagCATATATTACTGCATTttaggacatgttgtgcattggtGCCGTGCGGTCGCGACGAATTTTGGCTGTGGAAAGCACGTCGCTTTCAGACCATCAGTACACAATTGATGCCGTCGCGGAGCGACATCTTTTGGCCGGGGAAAGCACGTCGTCGTCCGACCAATGTTTGCTGGGTAGTGTcaaaccaaaaatataaattctCCATACAGCCTGGATGTTGACCGGTAGGTATATGCAAACATTACTTTTAAGGTCAGCATTGTCTGTAATTATTGTACACTATTTCGTTAGCTAACTGTTATACATTGCTTATGTTATTCATACAGAACTGCATCGTTTGTAATGTAAACAATCTTCATAGTTCTGTATAGTTGTTCTGAACGATATGTCGCGTTATATCCTAGATCATTTGGTTAATGGAAAACGACGACCAGATGAACTTTCTAACGGATCAACAGCTGTTGTCCTTTTTCCACCGCAAGAAGACGAATATTTCATGCATAGAACAACCAGACACACTCCTCACACAGCTCAGAGACCACGACCTGTTGCCGGAGCAGGAGCAGCTCTTTAAGGCAGGAACGCCTacctcacacacacgcacacaccggACCCCTGACAAACAAGAACAATGGTTTTATTGGGAAATTAAAAGTGCACATTGCAGTGATTTTTGTTGGATTGGTTGCCATTTGTTTAAAGTTTTACTACAAACACCATGGTTGAATTATGGTTTGTGTAGCCTATGTTTAGATATtgttaaattttgtatttatctatgaAACCATGGTTAAATTTCAGTAGCACTTTTCCCTTTTATAACAATTCAAGGTTATCTCTTTTATGGTGGTAACAAAATGCTGCTCtgattttagtttgtttgtttgaaaatggTTCCACACAGTCAACCacagtaataaaatattttggacgTGTAATGACGCTGACAAACAATAAGACTACGTACAATGGTTATCTTGTTAatgctatatttatttaaaacaatatttttttatatcatgTGCCATGGCAATACCAGTTTGGACATGGCAccattttaatattgtaataggCATACTGTTTTTACTGTGTTGTTTTACAAAACATATATTATCATAAAATATACTTTTTGCAGAAACAATGTTTTCACGTGTACagcatgtttttgaaccatttaatatggtgtaacggatcatggttgatccgtgatcaggggcggatttaaccaataagcaaggtaagcgactgcttagggccccaggaaatctgagggcccccaaataaatacctagaagtgtaaattatacatataaattaaatataacatcACTAACATCGTATTTTGTATGAcaagggtttaaaaaaataaaagtttactttttattacttctgcgcaaatgtgtcccccaccctcaatcatAGAGCAGTCCAGCAGGCAAAttaggtaaagatttagttttaaaaacgtaattttttaaaaaaatatttaattaaaacgtaattaaaataattttaaaatagtttatatattattttagctGCAAATTCATTTGAACCAAACCAATCATTTTACAAGatgttttacatgttattattttgcattaagacaaaatatagaaaaggagattgagtgatataaaaaaaaacatcaaaataaataaattaagaataaattaaagtacaaacttttgggccccatggcttACGACCCTCAAATCACTAAATGCGCCCCTGTCTATGATTCGTACGGTTCACAACCCATGGTTCAGGACATACGTGACCCACggattaatactttttattttattttactttactaaatTTGTAATGATCTTCGCCACTCGCATCATTCAAATCGCatcatgtatgaaagcatttactCTTTCCTTTAAATATAATGGTGACGgtagaagttgtggtgggttattcaaGATAGTAGGTTTCTTAGgtttttaaaggtgttttctgtcacgacttgtttagcctgcattaatgcattcaatgtaagctgcatgattaatcattaaaagatcagggtCTCAGTACCCAcgtaacataaattataaatgaggACGGTTTATTAGTCtatcgaatcgctgcattcaaatctgtgaaAAACGCAAAAATCCAAAAAGAGTCTTTAGTCCTTTGAGTTAGTTATGACGTTACAAAccatcaaataacacagaagtactgggataacagtttatattttagataaaaccactgatgtttatggtcaagattaaaatcaccttcatatgctcaaaaatgaaagttgtagcaGACAGCAATGACATTTTTAACCAATAAGTGGCGACAACCAACCATTAAAAAtaagccactgaataattcttcaaaaaggacacatctagcaatgaaacatgacgttttatgagtgaataactgaataatttaaataatgatcattgaaaatgagactaaaaataaatatgggttgtacaaattataatgttaaatttGTACGTTTAGCgctatcagcaacagtagtagttgTAACAGTGACTTTTTCACAGTGCTGAATATTttccaatttatttttattcagctgattatttcttaatttaattttaataaaattatagctTATAAGTTCTGTTTGTCAAAACCAAAAGTTTGTTGCggtactgtttttgtaattaatGGAAAGCAagttacatttgtctcctctttttggctgattcgaaaaatggtccgatccgtgaatAAAAAAACCATAACGTGttctgaaccgtgagatttgtgatctgttacaccaccaTTTAACATGGATTTCtgccacaaaaaaacaaacaaaaaaaaacccagattttattttattttttataatttttttattattatttcatattattactGGCACTGACATATTGTTTAAccttttagttagttagtttagtttacCATATTTTTGCCAATATCAGTGTCAATTGTCTTTCACTGTTTTTATCTGTAGAAGGTAAAAGCGATGAACACTCGACAACAAAAGCAGCAAGGAGTCTATGAGGTTCTGGAGTGGCTGGAAAAAGAGAGATCTCAGGAAATACGTAGTTTCTGGAACTGTGTGTTTGAAGATCATATCATGCAAATGTACCCTACGCTACACCTGCTCAAAAAAAGCCTGCTGGAGGATGGTTATTACGAATTCTATTGTTACAAAATAGAGGctcattttgcatttttaaaatatggtGGCATTTACACTGTTCATTTTTCTTTGGTCTAGTCATCGGTGTCTCTAAAGAGCTTCTTGGCAGTGAGACACCACCGATGGAAGCAAATGAAAGAATGCAGAGAAATAATGATGACAGTAGTGAGGACAGTGGCGATCCAGGTCCTTCTTCTGCTTCCACTTTGACTCGCAAGAGACCAGCCAATAAACCTTCGTTCTGTGAGTCTCTGAGGTTCCCTCTGTGTGTACTTGTGCTTGATATCATTTTCATATGATATTGAATCTTTCCtcctacaatataaaacatttttattgctttttcaCCATCTGTTGATGATTAACAACTCACAAAATGCAATCTCACAATTCTTGAGAAATGAAAAAAAGAGTTATTAAGTGATAATTGCCTCATGAACTTTGATTCGTAATTAACATGGATTTACTGAATAATTGCAATTAAGAAGAAAAGTCTTGTagttgcaaaaacaaaacaaacaaaaaacaggcaCGTGTCATTTAAGCTCCAtcttattgttttattctttGGTGCAAACAAAGAAACTGAATTATGTAAATAACCTGGTACCCAGTAGTacactaatgaaaaaaaaaaagatattttcttaatttatcaAATTTAATTGAAAAGGTTAATTGTGCCTTTTTATATGAGAGGGTAAAAACTgaattgtgggaaaagttgtgaAATGGAAAGTTTTGCAAATAGAACTTTGTTTTTGTACGTAAAGAAAATGAAgtattggtgttttttttatcatACAACTCTGACTTTTTAATCTCAGaattgcagtggtgtaaagtaaccaattacaaatactcaaattactgtaattgagtagttttatcaggaattgtaatttactgagttgtttttaaaatgtgtacttttactttcccttaagtatattttattgctgtattggaacttttactccactactttccttcaacctgcagtcactactttttttcttgtctctggagattggctaaagtagattaATCAGTCTTGTTatttttgtccaatcaaatcgcacatggaaagtaaattgcatcatactgaacaatcGCAAGACATTGGCGCTTCATatatgcaacaaaccatttggaagcattaaaagtgtgtaagaagatgtctaaaatctttacacgcaatgattGAGAGACTTTATAGACTGCCTGTCACTGATGAGAGTTAAACAATtattaatgcactacagaatgttacgtttacacatccgtgcacaaattgcatgtaaacacatGAGCCGTTCACATCATAATACACAATACTCATTACTCTTAAGTACTTTTTAAAAGGGCTACcttttactcctactttgagtaatatttacaacagatactgttactttacttgcactatatttttgggcaagtaatggtacttttacttgagtatgatttttcagtactctttccaccactgcagaaTTGGAAGTAAAAAGTCTAAACAGAGATAGAAAGTTGGGATTGCCATTGTAATTCTCCTACTCTGTGAAACAACAAACTCTGACTAACTTTGATTTTCTCTCTCtacctctccctctctctctccctctctctctctctctctctcagcaacTCCTGTTAAGAAAGGAGACAAACGGGAGAATTGTATGCTTTCCAAAACTGAATCTCAGTTGCCTGTAAATTGTGGGAATGAAGAAGGCATTCTCTATTCGGACAAACTGGCCAAAGGTTCACAATCACTGTGTTTTTGCTCTATATAATTGCTACATATTTTATAACAGTTTGTAATCATACTTTTGATGGGTCTGAATGCATGCTCCATTTCTCCTGTAGGGGAGAAGTGTATTTTGGCCCAGGAACGTTGGTTCTCCCCATCTGAGTTTGAGAAGTTTGCAGGGAAGGAAAGAAACAAAAACTGGAAATACAGCATCCGCTGTGCTGGCGCACCACTTAAAAAACTCATCGAGGTAAATCATTCAGACAAACATTCAGCACAGTGAACGTTGTAGCAGCATTTGTGTGTGGCGCATTCATAGATGCAGCAAGGCTGTATGAAATCCACAACAATCACATCAaaaaaccattcagaaacttCCTGCTTCAGTCTTAACTTTGATATTTGTGACTGTGGGTTTTCACTGGATCTGAGTTGGATCTCCGTCATTGTGCTGTGTCTATTTGACGAAGGGTATCCTACTACTGAAGGCACATCCCCGAAGAGTGGAAGCgggaagcagctcatttgcatttaaaggtgcAGGAGCTTAACAGCTACAATTCCCTCTGCcccaaaaattgacattttcaacAGGGTATGGTTAATGATCTGATGGGCATTTTGACCTGAAACTTCACAGGCACATTCTACAGACACAGAAGAATTAttatacatcttgtaaaatgggcAAAATTGGAGCCCTTTAAAAATAGTGATTCAATCTGTAATGTGTTGTTATTCAGCTTTTATTTGTCCACTTTTTATATCTAGATACTTTTTATTACGTTGTGATATGAAAAACATGAAATTACGTAGAGTGCCCTAACATTTTCTCAGGAATGTACCATGTATGtaggaaacatgtaaccatttgCCATGTTTCCTATATATAGTATGTTTTTTCTAATTTGCAAAAACAAGTAACATGATTCCTTACTCTTTAAATTAATTAAGTTGTCCTCATTTTTTCACATGACTGCAGTTACATAAAATACAGATACTTTCAAATACATGTATGATCTGACATCACTTCTCTTTTCATTCTTTCAGGAAGATCATCTTCAGACTTCACCAATGAAGAGAAGAAAGAGGAAATGTGTCCGAAATGTACTTTCTTTCTCtcattgtttagtttgtttttctcCTGTTTTTCATTTGACATTCATCAAAACACTATCTTCAATCCCGCAGAGCAAGAAAGTACAGATTGCAGACAGTTCTGAGAGCTCCAATCCAGGTGAGGCAGAGTCTCCATCATTCACATCGCATGTCTCCTGTCTGTCTAAATACAGCTGTGTGTTTTACTTCTCAAGACTCAAAACCCGACTTCCAGCAGCAGAGGAGGAGAGCAGGATTAAGATCACAGATTAGAAGTAGAgttgatgatgaggatgatgaagatgagatAGCAGATCTGACTGTTTTCCAGGCTCCAACTTTACCAGTCACCTGTGTCTCACTCACTGGGACTCTGTACAAAAAACGGTTTGCCACAGGTGTGTTACTGCactgaatgcacacacacacacaactcagcATGCAGTTACTGGTTTGTGCCAGAGGTTTGAATGGGAGGagtgtatgtttattttatgttgcaGGGAAGCGTGGGAAGAGTATACGGACTGAGGAACGCTGGTTCACTCCGGAGGAATTTGTAAAGGAGGAACCTACTCTCATTGATGGACTCTGGAAAAGAGATATACTGTGCCATGGAAAAACTCTCAACTTTTTATGCAAGGTAACCAGTGGGAGAGAACATTTGATTTGAGAAAGAAATATAACTTAACACAATAATTAAAAGAAAGAGATCATGATTATAATTCCTGTCAATGTTGGTCATTTTCAGAAAAAGATCCTGCAGATTCATTCTCTTCTGTGTGAATGTTTGCAATGCAGCACTGATTCAGAAGACCTGGTAAGAATCCTCTCTATCTGGCAGTCAGTCATCATAAACAGGGTGTCtgtagggtcttaaaaagtattaaaagttgataaatcaatgtagagaaatttaaggcacttaaaaaattatttaaaaagtcttaaatgttattttgcaaggtattcaattttatatcatttttgtttatgcaatgtatggttgtatgatAACGTTTtcctgaattaaatctgtgaatatcaggctGCTGTATAgtttatgaaataaatgaaatcctgctagatttgacatcatgctgctttgtttactgcagtaaccaaggcaacaccattatttctgaaGCTCTATAGGTGCCACCAGCTGAATTAgctggatttaatagatttttattcagtatatgaacaatgttttagttttggattaatttcttacattaatatttagtaaatatagtgcaagttaaaatctcgccagtgtttccggttaaaacctaaagtggtttatggtcttaaaatgtatggaaagagtcttaaaaaggtcttaaaaggtatttcACCCTCTGATTGCTGTATATACTCTGATAaagattaatttataatattaaattgtCAACAGAATCTTACATTAATCATGCAATACAGTGTTGTCTGAAACCggaaaaaaacttaaaatgaaacaaacacatttgttTGAGCTAGTTGCAAACAAAGTGGTTCcccattttcattcattctttcattttctttttggcttagtccctttattaatcagaggtcaccaaagcggaatgaaccaccaacttatccagcacatgtttttacacagcggatgcccttccagctgcaacccatcactagggaatctttattatcaattaattaaaaataagtctcaataaaactaaaataaaaggaataaaagctATACAGACATACATTCAAACTGTATTAATAGGAAAAAGACAAAAGTTGCTCAATactaaaattatgtattttatgtacAAGATActattcaagtttattttttggcttaaaaattatgcatatttttgtaccgttaaaatgttttttgttttttattatgacAGTTTCATGACAATTGAGAAAATGCTCCTTTTTTATTACTACAGCTACGTGCCAAAAAATTAGAAAATTGAAGAAAAGtctttttattacaataatttgaTTCAAAAAGGGaaacttgtgtgttatattagtttactatacacaaagtgaaatatttcaagcctttatttgttttatttttaatgattatggattaaagatgaaaaaaacaaATCCAGTATTTTACAAAATTACAATACATGACACATTTTCGGCCCCTGTGTCTCAATCTAgtcaataaataatgaaaattaatgaattaatgaaaagcCTTGAAATGGTCTCAGTCTGGCTTAGTAGGCTTCAGAATCATAGGGAAGACTTCTGACTTGACAGTTCTGCAGAAGACCATCATTGGCACCCTCCATAAGGAGGAAAAGTCTCAAAAGGCAATTGCAAAAGAAACTGGATACTCTCAGAGTACAGTATCTAAGTATATTAATAGAGTGTTAAGAGGAAGGGGAACAATGTGGCTGGAAAAGGTGCACAAGTATGACCACAGCCTTCAGAAGATTGTCAAGCAAGGGTGACTGAGGCTGGTGTCAGAGCATCAAGAATCACCACATGCAGACATCTGCGTGACATGGGCTACAGCTGTAGAATTCCATTTGTCAAGCCACTCCTGAACCAAAAATGATGTTAGAAACATCTGTGCTGGGCTAAAGAGAAAAAAGTACTGGTCTGTTACACAGCGGTCCCAAGTCTTCTTGTCAGATCAAAGCAAATTTTGCAATTCATTTGTAAATCAAGATCCCAGAGTCTAGAGGAAGAGCGGAGAGACACAAAAGTCAAGCTGCTTAAAGTCCAGTGTGAAGTTTCCACAGTGTTAGTTTGGAGAGCCATGTCATATGCTGGTGTGGGTCCATTGTCTTTTATCAAGACCACAGCCAACGCAGCTCAATACCAGGACATTTTAGAGCGCTTCATGCTTCCTGTTGCTGACAAGCTTTTTGgagatgatgattttattttccagcaggacttAGGACCTGCACAGAGTGCCAAAGCTACCAGTACCTGATTTAAGGACCATGGTATCCCTGTTCTTATTTGGCCAGGAAACTCACCTGACTTAAACCCCATTGGCTATTGTAAAGATGAAGATGAGGTAACAGAGATCCCGAAATGCAGATGAGCTGAAGGCCGATATTAAAGCAACTTGGACTACCATAACACCTCATCTGTGTCAAAGGCTGATCGCCTCCATGCCACATCGCCTTGATGCTGTAATTTGTGCAAAAGGAGCCCCAATAAAGTACTGAGGACATAGTACAGTACATTAACACACTTTTCAGTAGGCCAGCATGTGTTTAGGATCCTTTTTTATTGGTCACATGAAATATTCAaattttgtgaaatactggatttgttttttgtttttttactttaatccattaatccataatcattcaaattgaaacaaatgaaggcttGAAATATTTAACTTTAGGAAGTTTAAttataaaccaatttcgagaggatcacatgcttatgattgttctcagctgttccagcatcagctcatgatcgattatccaatcagatgattcctaactcactacaTCACATACACATCCTTACGTTCCCTCCTTTTCAGACGAGTGACACGGCGGCCTAGTGACAAGCACTGTTGCCTTATTCTCAAGCTCTCTTAAAAATGCTGAGGCCACCTGTGTGGATCCAGTCCTGTAGTTAAAAAACACTTATCCACTTATCAAAATAAGATCATAAGAACAGCATGAATGCACTTGagattatttcagtaatattaataacatgttgTATCATGTTCTATGACTAGATGGACCAAAACAATGATGACTTGTGTTATGCTTGTCACTCTCGGGAAAATCTGGCATGCTGCGATAAATGTCCTCGAGCATTTCATCACCACTGTCACCTACCAGCTGTACCTAAAGGCTCATCTGGGTGAGAGagaaacagatttaataaatagAATCAACAAGTCAGCAAGCATGTGAGTTGTACTGTACTTACATGCTTCCTTTTTATGTAGGGATTGGAGTTGTACCTTTTGCTTGTTAAGAACCAGTCTGCAATGCCGTGCCCCAATTAACATGAGTGAACAAGAAGCTTTTGATGCTCCAGTATCTGAATACATACAGgttaacacacgcacataaacCCAATGCCTTAATTTACAAGGTAATCACAAATACACTGTTGGAACGGCCCTCAGTGATGAAGAGTATGCATGATGCCTTAGAGGATTGAAATAGCTcactcaaaaaacattttctctcccttcacttgttccaaacctatttgttttttcttcttctgttgaacacaaataagataCTTTAGTAAATGAGTATGTTaagtaaattttcagttttgagtacTTTGCTAAAGAAATATATGTTCTTTACTAATATTGTTGTTTTGTCTTCTGTAGCGTTGCCGCTACCTCCTGTTATGTATGTATAAGGAGGATATCCAGAAAGTGTTTGTAGAGGATCCACGCCAAAATGTGAGTTTGTCCTGCtgtgtttaaaggggtggtccactacgatatcatattttaaactttagatcatgtgtaatgtagatgtgtgaacattcAGTTAAATGCAAAGAGAGGCATTGGCTTTTAGAGAGTTAGCTTAgaaaagcctacagcgaacgaagtttggggactacaaagaaatacatccgggctagtcagatcacaaacgcttcaggttatgtGCATTCACCACGCACAGCAACGgggctgtaatgttatagcagagaaagctaaaatgccgtccaaacgctggtatttccacaaagcttgttctgtttc from Danio aesculapii chromosome 3, fDanAes4.1, whole genome shotgun sequence harbors:
- the LOC130221089 gene encoding nuclear body protein SP140-like isoform X2, translated to MENDDQMNFLTDQQLLSFFHRKKTNISCIEQPDTLLTQLRDHDLLPEQEQLFKKVKAMNTRQQKQQGVYEVLEWLEKERSQEIRSFWNCVFEDHIMQMYPTLHLLKKSLLEDVIGVSKELLGSETPPMEANERMQRNNDDSSEDSGDPGPSSASTLTRKRPANKPSFSTPVKKGDKRENCMLSKTESQLPVNCGNEEGILYSDKLAKGEKCILAQERWFSPSEFEKFAGKERNKNWKYSIRCAGAPLKKLIEEDHLQTSPMKRRKRKCVRNSKKVQIADSSESSNPDSKPDFQQQRRRAGLRSQIRSRVDDEDDEDEIADLTVFQAPTLPVTCVSLTGTLYKKRFATGKRGKSIRTEERWFTPEEFVKEEPTLIDGLWKRDILCHGKTLNFLCKKKILQIHSLLCECLQCSTDSEDLMDQNNDDLCYACHSRENLACCDKCPRAFHHHCHLPAVPKGSSGDWSCTFCLLRTSLQCRAPINMSEQEAFDAPVSEYIQRCRYLLLCMYKEDIQKVFVEDPRQNVDRYSEFISQPMWLDRIKTKLESKKYQKVGEFVSDIRLIFSNCRKFNRDNKFGQLGTKMKEIFEEEIQKIFFIQ
- the LOC130221089 gene encoding nuclear body protein SP140-like isoform X1; protein product: MNTRQQKQQGVYEVLEWLEKERSQEIRSFWNCVFEDHIMQMYPTLHLLKKSLLEDVIGVSKELLGSETPPMEANERMQRNNDDSSEDSGDPGPSSASTLTRKRPANKPSFSTPVKKGDKRENCMLSKTESQLPVNCGNEEGILYSDKLAKGEKCILAQERWFSPSEFEKFAGKERNKNWKYSIRCAGAPLKKLIEEDHLQTSPMKRRKRKCVRNSKKVQIADSSESSNPDSKPDFQQQRRRAGLRSQIRSRVDDEDDEDEIADLTVFQAPTLPVTCVSLTGTLYKKRFATGKRGKSIRTEERWFTPEEFVKEEPTLIDGLWKRDILCHGKTLNFLCKKKILQIHSLLCECLQCSTDSEDLMDQNNDDLCYACHSRENLACCDKCPRAFHHHCHLPAVPKGSSGDWSCTFCLLRTSLQCRAPINMSEQEAFDAPVSEYIQRCRYLLLCMYKEDIQKVFVEDPRQNVDRYSEFISQPMWLDRIKTKLESKKYQKVGEFVSDIRLIFSNCRKFNRDNKFGQLGTKMKEIFEEEIQKIFFIQ